One region of Camelina sativa cultivar DH55 chromosome 6, Cs, whole genome shotgun sequence genomic DNA includes:
- the LOC104793824 gene encoding uncharacterized protein LOC104793824 codes for MTTIMDVVVPQKKKKKPSGNLADWELSFATVAAKMGPSDLADFLEKVPDEYPPVPMFRLTRFLDYYDDALSGVPSCPWCKMFKDSDLASLIDVPLTHIPEPVLRTSVEWLNQQVPKSVRTKDYVPKGELLFIMGKTKLAMFVTLAMILRSKPHVLIEVLPSLRRFAPFYQVQGQIPLTLWFITQATKDDLSLGLLSWAHNLLPLVDSHPQSTDAILDFVEKYVLLFCNLQNKKQKTLLNACLSILVTSVVFNFVCTQPTTSRFKAIYPLLKQLALVRTTSNSRAIIEEKIFTVSLRLSGEENTALAEEARSIALWSLTVDKDCWEMWRNLCDRNVKVSLDIFKTLVGKFKDGELEAMNEKIFNFSFYLAERGNLPQQATAIWSLNIIVDCWKQRGNISVDNLKACVRLLENLIERCTEHSFNGSPSASDSFAGSPGSKARKQITRKIFTLCLKLAGEGEEAATSIASWCLSENVDCWKNWDNIYEENREASVALLKTLLEEWKDHSLDLVLSPSDALVIGQTMKSFMLQNKNAITEGRAKASLYKEADKSCKVLSWRLSRVRSTLKATTITAMVLVAVVILLAASRHNLFGHLVFWFGIGSCFSVYGCSVLQKLKLYINHL; via the exons ATGACGACCATCATGGATGTAGTCGTgccccagaagaagaagaagaagcccagTGGAAACCTAGCTGATTGGGAATTGTCTTTTGCCACTGTTGCGGCAAAGATGGGTCCTTCAGATCTAGCGGATTTCCTCGAAAAAGTTCCG GACGAGTATCCGCCTGTGCCCATGTTTCGGCTAACTAGATTTCTCGATTACTATGACGATGCACTTTCCGGAGTACCATCATGTCCATGGTGTAAGATGTTCAAGGACTCTGATTTGGCCAGCCTGATCGAT GTTCCGTTAACTCATATTCCTGAACCTGTCCTCCGAACATCAGTCGAATGGCTCAACCAACAAGTTCCAAAGAGTGTTCGCA CAAAAGACTATGTTCCCAAGGGTGAACTGTTATTCATAATGGGCAAGactaag TTGGCAATGTTTGTTACATTAGCAATGATTTTGCGTAGCAAACCTCATGTCTTAATTGAGGTTTTGCCCTCTCTGAGGAGGTTTGCGCCTTTCTATCAAGTACAGGGCCAGATTCCGCTTACACTTTGGTTCATTACTCAG GCCACCAAAGATGATTTATCTCTAGGCTTGCTTTCATGGGCGCATAACTTGTTACCTTTAGTCGACAGCCATCCTCAGTCCACAGATGCCATCCTCGACTTTGTCGAGAA GTACGTTTTACTGTTTTGCaacttacaaaacaaaaaacaaaaaaccttaCTTAATGCGTGTCTGTCGATTCTGGTCACGAGTGTGGTCTTTAATTTTGTGTGCACACAGCCTACTACAAGTAGGTTTAAGGCAATTTACCCCCTGCTGAAACAATTAGCTCTTGTCCGTACAACAAGCAATAGCCGGGCAATAATAGAAGAAAAGATATTCACTGTTTCCTTGAGATTATCTGGAGAAG AAAATACTGCTTTAGCCGAGGAAGCTAGATCAATCGCTCTCTGGTCTCTGACTGTTGACAAGGATTGCTGGGAGATGTGGCGAAATCTCTGCGATAGAAATGTAAAAGTGAgtcttgatatttttaaaacacttgTAGGGAAATTCAAGGACGGTGAACTTGAGGCAATGAATGAAAAGatattcaatttttctttttatttagcTGAACGAG GAAATTTACCCCAGCAAGCTACCGCTATCTGGTCTCTGAACATAATCGTTGATTGCTGGAAGCAGAGGGGCAATATCTCTGTGGATAATCTAAAAGCTTGTGTTCGTCTTCTTGAAAATCTTATCGAGAGATGTACGGAGCATTCCTTCAATGGATCACCATCAGCGAGTGATTCGTTTGCAGGTTCACCAGGAAGCAAGGCAAGGAAACAAATCACTCGAAAGATATTTACTCTCTGTTTGAAACTAGCTGGAGAAG GCGAGGAAGCTGCTACATCAATCGCTTCTTGGTGTCTGTCCGAAAATGTTGATTGCTGGAAAAACTGGGACAATATCTATGAGGAGAATCGGGAAGCTAGTGTTGCTCTTCTTAAAACGCTTTTAGAAGAATGGAAGGATCATTCCCTCGATCTAGTATTATCGCCTAGTGATGCTCTCGTTATTGGTCAAACTATGAAGAGCTTCATGCTACAG AACAAAAATGCCATCACTGAAGGACGAGCCAAAGCTTCTCTTTACAAAGAAGCTGACAAGTCCTGCAAAGTGCTCTCGTGGAGACTATCTCGTGTAAGAAGCACCCTCAAAGCTACAACCATTACTGCTATGGTTCTAGTTGCTGTTGTGATTCTTCTAGCCGCCAGTAGACATAATCTATTTGGgcatttggttttttggtttggtatAGGTTCGTGTTTTTCGGTGTACGGATGTTCGGTTTtgcaaaaattgaaattatatataaaccattTGTAA
- the LOC104789946 gene encoding probable xyloglucan endotransglucosylase/hydrolase protein 27 yields METLSRFLVFMSLFSGLVSGFAIQNLPITSFEEGYTQLFGDKNLFVHKDGKSVRLTLDERTGSGFASNDLYLHGFFSASIKLPSDYSAGVVVAFYMSNGDMYEKNHDEIDFEFLGNIRGKEWRIQTNIYGNGSTHLGREERYNLWFDPTDDFHQYSILWSDSHIIFFVDSVPIREVKRTASMGGDFPSKPMSLYTTIWDGSKWATNGGKYGVNYKYAPYIARFSDLVLHGCPVDPIEQFPRCDEGAAEDIRAAQEITPSQRSKMDIFRRKHMTYSYCYDRTRYKVALSECVVNPAEAQRLRVYDPVTFGGIPRRHRYGKHRSKRSRVDGTESI; encoded by the exons ATGGAAACTTTGAGTCGTTTCTTGGTTTTCATGTCTCTGTTTTCCGGTTTAGTTTCTGGGTTCGCGATTCAAAACCTTCCAATCACATCTTTTGAAGAAGGATACACTCAGCTTTTCGGTGACAAGAACTTGTTTGTTCATAAAGATGGCAAATCTGTCCGGTTAACGCTCGATGAAAGAACCG GTTCTGGGTTTGCTTCAAATGATCTTTACTTGCATGGATTCTTCAGTGCTTCTATCAAATTACCGTCTGATTATTCAGCTGGTGTTGTTGTTGCCTTCTAT ATGTCCAATGGAGATATGTATGAGAAGAACCATGATGAGATAGATTTTGAGTTTCTTGGTAACATTAGAGGAAAAGAATGGAGGATTCAGACAAATATTTACGGTAATGGAAGCACTCAtttaggaagagaagagagatataaTCTCTGGTTTGATCCAACTGATGATTTTCATCAGTACAGTATCCTCTGGTCTGATTCTCACATCAT ATTCTTTGTAGACAGTGTCCCGATCAGAGAGGTCAAACGTACAGCTTCAATGGGAGGTGACTTCCCATCAAAGCCGATGTCTCTATACACAACAATATGGGACGGTTCTAAATGGGCGACTAATGGTGGCAAGTACGGTGTAAACTACAAATATGCGCCTTACATTGCACGGTTCTCTGATCTAGTCCTTCACGGCTGCCCCGTGGACCCAATCGAGCAGTTTCCGAGGTGTGATGAAGGAGCGGCCGAGGATATCCGTGCGGCGCAGGAGATCACCCCATCACAGAGGAGTAAAATGGACATTTTCAGAAGGAAACACATGACTTACTCTTATTGCTACGATCGGACAAGGTACAAGGTTGCTTTATCAGAGTGTGTGGTAAATCCCGCTGAGGCTCAAAGGCTTAGGGTTTATGATCCAGTCACGTTTGGTGGAATCCCTAGGCGCCACCGATATGGAAAGCACCGGAGCAAGAGAAGCAGAGTCGATGGAACAGAGTCGATATGA